A stretch of Dyella sp. BiH032 DNA encodes these proteins:
- a CDS encoding YihY/virulence factor BrkB family protein — protein MTSPWRKFATIARSTANSFGDDELMTRAAALAFYTALSLAPLLLFLVWAISIVEPAWLDRFLGMLAGIMGSRAALTLRDIVTSARRHTYAGNAATIVGVAVTVFSASAVFAQLQGTLNRVWHVKPKPGAAIGTWLRARAHALSLMMGVGFLLVISFVVSSFVESFVTGTSPLWKGVEVALGALTLFAAFCAMYKVLPDAAVDWSDVVLGALITSLLFVLGRYAINFYVARANVGGAYGSAAGFIILLTWAYYSALVVLIGASLTRAVADALGKPIEPSEHAVEITKGPVERKDLPRKASR, from the coding sequence ATGACATCGCCATGGCGCAAGTTCGCCACCATCGCCCGCTCGACGGCGAACAGCTTCGGCGACGATGAGCTGATGACGCGCGCGGCGGCGCTGGCTTTCTATACCGCCTTGTCGCTCGCGCCCCTGCTGCTGTTCCTGGTGTGGGCGATCTCCATCGTGGAACCCGCCTGGCTGGACCGCTTCCTGGGCATGCTCGCCGGCATCATGGGCAGCCGCGCGGCGCTGACCCTGAGAGACATCGTCACCTCCGCACGCCGCCACACCTATGCCGGCAACGCCGCGACGATCGTAGGTGTAGCGGTCACGGTGTTCAGCGCGTCGGCCGTGTTCGCGCAGCTGCAGGGCACACTCAACCGCGTGTGGCACGTCAAGCCCAAGCCCGGCGCCGCCATCGGCACCTGGCTGCGTGCGCGGGCGCATGCGCTCTCGCTCATGATGGGCGTCGGCTTCCTGCTGGTGATCTCGTTCGTCGTCAGTTCGTTCGTCGAGTCCTTCGTCACCGGCACCTCGCCGCTGTGGAAAGGCGTGGAGGTGGCCTTGGGCGCGCTCACGCTCTTCGCGGCCTTCTGCGCCATGTACAAGGTGCTGCCGGACGCGGCCGTCGACTGGTCCGACGTGGTCCTGGGCGCGCTGATCACCAGCCTGTTGTTCGTGCTGGGCCGGTACGCGATCAACTTCTACGTGGCGCGCGCGAATGTCGGCGGCGCCTACGGCTCGGCCGCCGGCTTCATCATCCTGCTGACATGGGCCTACTACTCGGCGCTGGTGGTACTGATCGGCGCATCGCTGACGCGTGCCGTGGCCGATGCGCTGGGGAAGCCGATCGAGCCGAGCGAGCACGCGGTGGAAATCACCAAAGGGCCGGTCGAGCGGAAGGATTTGCCGCGGAAGGCATCTCGCTGA
- a CDS encoding dihydrofolate reductase family protein — protein sequence MRRLILKMSTSLDGFVAGPHGEKDWMFRSQDDAGRRWVEDTLWQAGLHVMGRRTYGEIATFWATANHPLAAPMNAIPKAVFTRQPSLDLQSLRAPGPETPTPEQAANLAGWADAGIVTGDLAAEINRLKQQPGKDILAHGGVDFAQSLVAAGLVDEYRLMVHPVVLGQGLSIFAKLPKPLDLELRSTTVFRSGATAQVYFPV from the coding sequence ATGCGCCGTCTGATCCTCAAGATGTCCACCTCGCTGGACGGTTTCGTGGCCGGCCCCCATGGCGAAAAAGACTGGATGTTCCGTAGTCAGGACGACGCCGGTCGCCGCTGGGTGGAGGACACGCTGTGGCAGGCCGGCCTGCATGTGATGGGGCGTCGTACCTACGGCGAGATAGCGACGTTCTGGGCGACGGCGAACCATCCTCTCGCCGCGCCCATGAATGCCATTCCGAAGGCTGTGTTCACGCGGCAGCCTTCGCTGGATCTTCAGTCCTTGCGTGCTCCCGGCCCGGAAACCCCGACGCCCGAACAGGCCGCGAATCTGGCGGGCTGGGCCGATGCCGGGATCGTCACTGGCGACCTGGCCGCCGAAATCAACCGGCTCAAACAGCAACCCGGCAAGGACATCCTGGCGCACGGCGGCGTCGATTTCGCGCAAAGCCTGGTGGCTGCCGGCCTCGTCGACGAGTACCGGCTGATGGTGCACCCGGTGGTGCTGGGGCAGGGGCTTTCGATCTTCGCGAAATTGCCCAAGCCGTTGGATCTCGAACTTCGTTCGACGACGGTGTTCCGGTCGGGGGCGACGGCGCAGGTTTACTTCCCGGTTTAG
- a CDS encoding FAD-dependent monooxygenase — MIHDVVIAGAGPVGLFLACELRLAGLSVLVLEQAEDPRSPMKRLPFGRRGLWVQTLEAFHRRGLLDELPEPPSPQGGLAAHWQNQVRRPGGHFAGIPFEMDKVDTSAWPYYLPGAAGVGRSVEMESFEAFLAARADAMGVEVRRGSAVESIESSDEDVAVRTVLGVVRGRWLVGCDGGRSAVRKAAGIAFVGTEPEFTGYFVDIELAEPHALQPGRHHTPTGMYTYTPPGMLVMADFDGGACHRMSPITLDHVQTVLRRITGTDVTVTALRLASTWTDRAFQATTYRQGRVLLAGDAAHIHSPLGGQGLNLGLGDAMNLGWKLAATLRGDAPDDLLDTYTRERHPIGAQILDWSRAQVALMRPSPSSRALGAILRGVIDTPDGATYFAERMWGISLRYDLGGTHPLVGRSAPDIALADGTRLGEHLRSGRGLMLDFSANASLQTMASGWRDRLAYVASDAKERFGLSAMLVRPDGFVAWAADGVADAEEAARAVARWFGEPRQGG; from the coding sequence GTTCGCCCATGAAGCGCCTGCCGTTCGGCCGGCGCGGGCTCTGGGTGCAGACGCTGGAAGCGTTCCATCGCCGCGGGCTGCTGGACGAATTGCCCGAGCCGCCATCGCCGCAGGGCGGCCTCGCGGCCCACTGGCAGAACCAGGTGCGTCGTCCGGGTGGGCACTTCGCGGGCATTCCGTTCGAGATGGACAAGGTCGACACCTCGGCATGGCCGTATTACCTGCCAGGCGCGGCGGGCGTCGGCCGGTCGGTGGAGATGGAGTCCTTCGAAGCCTTCCTGGCCGCTCGCGCCGACGCGATGGGCGTGGAAGTGCGGCGCGGCAGCGCGGTCGAAAGCATCGAGTCTTCCGATGAAGACGTAGCCGTTCGCACCGTCCTTGGTGTCGTGCGCGGTCGCTGGCTGGTCGGTTGCGACGGCGGCCGCAGCGCGGTGCGCAAGGCAGCGGGTATCGCCTTCGTCGGCACCGAGCCGGAGTTCACCGGCTACTTCGTCGACATCGAACTGGCCGAACCGCATGCGCTGCAGCCCGGTCGCCACCATACGCCCACGGGCATGTACACCTATACGCCGCCGGGCATGCTCGTGATGGCCGACTTCGACGGCGGCGCCTGCCACCGCATGTCGCCGATCACGCTCGATCACGTGCAGACCGTCCTGCGCCGCATCACCGGCACCGATGTCACCGTGACAGCCCTGCGCCTCGCTTCGACCTGGACGGACCGCGCCTTCCAGGCCACGACGTATCGGCAAGGCCGCGTGCTGCTCGCCGGCGATGCCGCGCACATCCACTCGCCACTGGGCGGCCAGGGCCTCAACCTGGGCCTGGGCGACGCCATGAACCTCGGCTGGAAGCTCGCCGCGACCCTTCGCGGCGACGCACCCGACGACCTGCTCGACACCTACACCCGCGAGCGGCATCCCATCGGCGCGCAGATCCTGGACTGGTCGCGAGCACAGGTGGCGCTGATGCGACCCAGCCCGAGCTCGCGCGCATTGGGAGCGATTCTCCGCGGCGTGATCGACACGCCCGACGGCGCCACCTATTTCGCCGAGCGCATGTGGGGCATCTCGCTGCGCTACGACCTGGGCGGCACTCATCCGCTGGTGGGTCGCAGCGCGCCGGATATCGCATTGGCCGACGGCACGCGACTGGGCGAGCACCTCAGGTCGGGCAGGGGCCTGATGCTGGATTTCAGCGCCAATGCGTCGTTGCAAACCATGGCGAGCGGCTGGCGCGATCGCCTAGCCTATGTCGCCAGCGACGCGAAGGAACGCTTCGGCCTGAGCGCGATGCTGGTGCGGCCCGATGGTTTCGTCGCTTGGGCTGCCGATGGGGTGGCGGATGCGGAAGAGGCTGCCCGCGCGGTCGCCAGATGGTTCGGCGAACCCCGACAGGGTGGATGA